CTTATGGTCGCAAGCATTTCACTCGCCACCAGACTTGCGGCTTGGACGCACTTTTCCAGCTGTGCGCTTTCCTTAGCCTCCTGCGTCCCTCCATCGCTTAAACAAAATAAACTAGTGCAGGAATCTCAACCTGCTTGTCATCGACTACGCCTTGCGGCCTCGCCTTAGATCCCGACTAACCCTGGGAGGACGAGCCTTCCCCAGGAAACCTTAGTCATACGGTGGATCAGATTCTCACTGATCTTTCGCTACTCATGCCGGCATTCTCACTTCTAAGCGCTCCAGCCGTCCTCACGATCGACCTTCAACGCCCTTAGAACGCTCTCCTACCGCGCACCCTTACGGGTGCACCCACAGTTTCGGTATTATGCTTAGCCCCGGTATATTTTCGGCGCAGTGCCACTCGACTAGTGAGCTATTACGCACTCTTTAAATGGTGGCTGCTTCTGAGCCAACATCCTAGTTGTCTGTGCAACGCCACATCCTTTTCCACTTAGCATAAATTTAGGGACCTTAACTGGTGATCTGGGCTGTTCCCCTTTCGACAATGGACCTTATCGCTCACTGTCTGACTCCCGGAGTAAGATCGATGGTATTCGGAGTTTATCTGAATTCAGTAACCCTTGATGGGCCCCTAGTTCAAACAGTGCTCTACCTCCATGATCCATCCTCCGAGGCTAACCCTAAAGCTATTTCGGAGAGAACCAGCTATCTCCAAGTTCGTTTGGAATTTCACCGCTACCCACAACTCATCCCAGCATTTTTCAACATACATGGGTTCGGTCCTCCAGTGTGTTTCACCACACCTTCAACCTGGTCATGGGTAGGTCACTTGGTTTCGGGTCTACATCTGCCTACTCATTCGCCCTGTTCAGACTCGCTTTCGCTCCGGCTCCGACTTTTCATCTTAACCTCGCAGGCAAACGTAACTCGCCGGTTCATTCTACAAAAGGCACGCCATTACCCCTTAACGGGCTTTGACTAATTGTAGGCACACGGTTTCAGGAACTGTTTCACTCCCCTTCCGGGGTGCTTTTCACCTTTCCCTCACGGTACTGGTTCACTATCGGTCACTAGGGAGTATTTAGCCTTGGGAGATGGTCCTCCCGGATTCCGACGGAATTTCACGTGTTCCGCTGTACTCAGGATTCTGGACGGAGAGTCCGCCGTTTCGCTTACAGGGCTTTCACCTTCTATGGCGCAGCTTTCCAGCTGACTTCGACTACGTCGAACTTTGGTAACTCCAATGTCCAGTCCTACAACCCCGAGAAGCAAGCTTCTCGGTTTGGGCTCTTCCCACTTCGCTCGCCGCTACTATGGGAATCGAGTTTTCTTTCTCTTCCTGCGGGTACTGAGATGTTTCAGTTCCCCGCGTCTGCCGCCAACAAGCTATGAATTCACTTGCAGGCAATACACTGATGTGTACTGGGTTCCCCCATTCGGAAATCTCCGGATCAAAGCTTACTTATAGCTCCCCGAAGCATATCGGTATTAGTTCCGTCCTTCATCGGCTCCTAGTGCCAAGGCATCCACCGTGCGCCCTTTGTAACTTAACCTGTACTGACTTGCGTCAGCGGTTATGCGATGCGAATTTCTATATTAGAAACTCATACAAATACGCTGTGTTCTCGGCAATTTAAAACATTTACAACAATGATATCCAGTTTTCAAAGAACAAAGTCGCCGACTTACGTCGGTGAATTGGCCTGACGGCCAATGGAGGATAACGGGATCGAACCGATGACCTCCTGCTTGCAAAGCAGGCGCTCTCCCAGCTGAGCTAATCCCCCATAAGGGTTGTTCAATTAACAAGCGAACGCTTGATGGGCCTAGATGGACTTGAACCATCGACCTCACGCTTATCAAGCGTGCGCTCTAACCAACTGAGCTATAGGCCCGATAGGCGTAAAAAGAGAGGTCGTCCCCTCAAAACTAAACAAAGTTTCGTGTGTGCAGGTTTCCGTCAGACTTAAAGTCTGTTTCCTTAGAAAGGAGGTGATCCAGCCGCAGGTTCTCCTACGGCTACCTTGTTACGACTTCACCCTAATCATTTGTCCCACCTTAGACGGCTCGCTCCCTAAAAGGGTTACGCCACCGGCTTCGGGTGTTACAAACTCTCATGGTGTGACGGGCGGTGTGTACAAGGCCCGGGAACGTATTCACCGCGGCGTGCTGATCCGCGATTACTAGCGATTCCGACTTCGTGTAGGCGAGTTGCAGCCTACAGTCCGAACTGAGAATGGCTTTAAGAGATTAGCTTGACCTCGCGGTCTCGCAACTCGTTGTACCATCCATTGTAGCACGTGTGTAGCCCAGGTCATAAGGGGCATGATGATTTGACGTCATCCCCACCTTCCTCCGGTTTGTCACCGGCAGTCTTACTAGAGTGCCCAACTCAATGCTGGCAACTAGTCATAAGGGTTGCGCTCGTTGCGGGACTTAACCCAACATCTCACGACACGAGCTGACGACAACCATGCACCACCTGTCATTTTGCCCCCGAAGGGGAAACCTGATCTCTCAGGTGATCAAAAGATGTCAAGACCTGGTAAGGTTCTTCGCGTTGCTTCGAATTAAACCACATGCTCCACCGCTTGTGCGGGCCCCCGTCAATTCCTTTGAGTTTCAACCTTGCGGTCGTACTCCCCAGGCGGAATGCTTAATGCGTTAGCTGCGGCACTGAAGGGCGGAAACCCTCCAACACCTAGCATTCATCGTTTACGGCATGGACTACCAGGGTATCTAATCCTGTTCGCTACCCATGCTTTCGAGCCTCAGCGTCAGTTACAGACCAGACAGCCGCCTTCGCCACTGGTGTTCTTCCATATATCTACGCATTTCACCGCTACACATGGAGTTCCACTGTCCTCTTCTGCACTCAAGTTTCCCAGTTTCCGATGCGCTTCCTCGGTTAAGCCGAGGGCTTTCACATCAGACTTAAAAAACCGCCTGCGCTCGCTTTACGCCCAATAAATCCGGATAACGCTTGCCACCTACGTATTACCGCGGCTGCTGGCACGTAGTTAGCCGTGGCTTTCTGGTTGGATACCGTCACGCCGACAACAGTTACTCTGCCGACCATTCTTCTCCAACAACAGAGTTTTACGACCCGAAAGCCTTCTTCACTCACGCGGCGTTGCTCCATCAGACTTGCGTCCATTGTGGAAGATTCCCTACTGCTGCCTCCCGTAGGAGTTTGGGCCGTGTCTCAGTCCCAATGTGGCCGATCAACCTCTCAGTTCGGCTACGTATCATCGCCTTGGTGAGCCGTTACCTCACCAACTAGCTAATACGCCGCGGGTCCATCCAAAAGCGATAGCTTACGCCATCTTTCAGCCAAGAACCATGCGGTTCTTGGATTTATGCGGTATTAGCATCTGTTTCCAAATGTTATCCCCCACTTAAGGGCAGGTTACCCACGTGTTACTCACCCGTCCGCCACTCGTTTTAAGTTGAATCACAGTGCAAGCACCGTTCATCGACCAAAACTCGTTCGACTTGCATGTATTAGGCACGCCGCCAGCGTTCATCCTGAACCAGGATCAAACTCTCATATAAATATGAGCTGTTCGAATAGCTCGATTTGTTGTTCTAGCGAATTGACTTCGCAAATGTTACTTTTTGCCTCGATACCGGAGTATCAAGGACCCTGCACATTTAAACGAAACTTTGTTCAGTTTTCAAAGGACGACCTTGTCAAAAGACAACTTTGATAGATTATCATGATGAGCAAATCATGTCAACAACTTTTTGAATAAACATGCATTTGTTGAATGTCCTGATGTGCTATCAATTTGACAACGAAGAATATGATAGCAACTTTGTTGAACGCCGTCAACACTTTTTAAATGAGGTTTTACTAAGAAATTGAAGGCCGAACATTCAATCAAAAATGCAGCGAATTATTAACAATTCGCTGCATAAACATGCACTTTTTCAATTAGTCTTCTTGTTTGATGACAGTTTGGCCATGCATGTAAGGAACTAAGACATCCGGAATCTTAACGGTGCCGTCTTCTTGTTGGTAATTTTCAAGAATGGCTGCTACCGTTCGGCCAACTGCCAGTCCTGAACCGTTGAGTGTGTGGACAAACTGCAACTTGCCTTCGTCGTCGCGATAACGGATCTGCGCACGGCGCGCCTGAAAGTCTGTGCAATTGCTGCAGCTCGAGATTTCTCGGTATCGGTCTTGCGCTGGCAACCAGACTTCAAGGTCGTTCGTCTTAGCACTGGTAAAGCTGGCGTCGTTGCTGGCTAACGTGATGACATGGTAAGGCAATCCAAGCTTACGCAACAGATCCTCAGCGTCGTGAATCAGATTGGCTAATTCTTTCCATGAATCTTCCGGTTTACAGAACTTCACCATTTCAACTTTATTAAATTGGTGCATGCGGATCAAACCACGAGTATCACGACCGGCGCTGCCGGCTTCGGAACGAAACGCTGGCGTTAAAGCCGTAAAATTAATTGGCAGTTTATCCGCATCGATAATGTCACCACGATAATAGTTTACCAATGGCACTTCGGCTGTCGGAATCATAGTTAATGGCTCGCCGTCATTTGTAATGGTGTAAGTAGCATCGGTAAACTTAGGGAACTGGCCAGTCCCAAACATGGAATCGTTGTTAACCAAGTAAGGGGGAATGATTTCCTCGTAGCCTTCCTTTTGATGTTCATCTAAAAAGAAATTGTAAACGGCACGTTCTAAACGGGCTCCTGCCCCTTTATAGTAAACAAAACGGCTGCCCGAAACTTTTGCGGCTCGTTCAAAGTCCAAAATACCCAGACTCTCCCCGACGTCCCAGTGATGCTTCGGCTTAAAGTCAAAACTTGGGATCTTACCCCATTTGTATTCTTCCCGGGAGTCATCTTCATTAAGTGACATTGGTACGTCATCTGCCGGAAAATTCGGTAACCGCACAAGAATATAAGTCACTTTGTCATTAAGTGCCGCCAATTCTTTGTCTAAAGCACTGATCTTCTGGCCGACTTCACGCATCGCTGCAATTTGGTCATCCGCATTTTCTTTGTTGCGCTTCATGACGGCAATCTTCCCGGAAACTTCATTACGCTGAGCTTTTAGTTCCTCGGTTTGCACTGTCACTTTTCTGCGTTTTTCATCTAGAGCCAGTAGCTCGTCGATTTCTTCACCCTTAATCGCCCGGGCGGCTAATTTTTTCTTCGCCCATTCAGGCCTTTGCCGAATCAATTTCAGATCTAACATACTTTTCCTCCCTCATCATTTTGGTGTATCTGACACGTCAAAGTTTGCCTTGCCGCGTTTGCCAGCGCAGAAACCTGCGTGTAACCGCGCCGGTTCACGCTCAACAAAAAAAGCCCTTCATCTCCAATGGGACGAAAGGCTTCTTTTCGCGGTACCACCCAAGTTTGGCGTAGAACGCCACCCTCTTAGCCGATAACGGTCGGCTTCCGTGCAGCTCATCACTGCCCACTCATGCGCTGGAATAAGGATGATTGTCAGCTTGCACCAACCGCTGACTCTCTAAAACATCCACTTAGGCGCTTCAGACGTGTTAACTATACATTTCTAAAATACCGCATCTTGACATAGGATACAAGAAATTTTCGGATTTTTAGGATGAAGACGTACCCTACTCCAGTCAATTGAACGGATTGCATCGCGTTCTAGTAGATAAACCGGGCTTCTTTGAGCATCTTTTCATCCCAAAGTTCACGTAGCAAACTATAAAGCTGGCCGTAGTGGTCATTGGTGACATTGATGTGCCACGGGAAAATCTGCGTCTTACCGACATTGTCTTGAATGAGCCCTACCGAAGTCGTGATGACCAGATCAACATCCTTGAGATTAGCATCAGGCGACGCTAACTCAACGAACGGGACTGCATGCAAAAACGCCAAGAGATCGATATAGCCAGTCATTGTTTGTTCGATAATCGGAGCAACCAACACTTTTTTGCGTGGCTGAAATTGAACTACAAGTTGATGCAGGCTGCGATAAAATGCCTCTGTCAAAACTTCTCGGCAATTTCGAAACGATGACAGCTTCTTGCGCCCAATCACTTCGTCAAGCGTGACCTTAACCTGTTGGTAAAATGCCGGATCATCCTTGGTTTGCTGAATGTTTGAACTGAACTCGGCTAACAAACTGGTCGTAAAATCCTTATTAAACGCCAGCACACTCACCGTCACACTTAGCATATTGACGAATAGCAAACGGTAAATATCATCGGGTAGGTGAATATCACGCTTGAAGCTGTATGGAAAATGCTCGAAAAATCCACTGATCAGTTGATAAATCTCGGGATTATAGTTGTTTTTGCGCTCGATCATCCGCTTTTCAACTTGCTCATCCGTGATAATATATAGCGGTGCAAAATTAAATAGAAAATAAAGCGCGTCACTTTCGCTCTGTTGCTGCTGGGTGGTCAAATGCTCAAATTGTTTTGATTTATCCAGTAGTCGCGAGGCCGCGTCGCTGAACAAATTGGGAACCGGGTAATGCAGCACCTCCGATTGCGAATCGTGCACCAAAATGTGGCCGCTTAAAATGCGCTGATGGGAAATCGCCACATAATACATTAGTAACTCACGCGTGATGGTGTTGACCTTGCCGCTATCGAAGACGACCAGTAAGCCATCTAGAATCTGGCCAGCTTGCTGGTGCGTTAAATTTTCAAAAGGCCACGCTACGCCATTGGTTGCCAACCAATAA
Above is a window of Lacticaseibacillus casei DSM 20011 = JCM 1134 = ATCC 393 DNA encoding:
- the serS gene encoding serine--tRNA ligase; the encoded protein is MLDLKLIRQRPEWAKKKLAARAIKGEEIDELLALDEKRRKVTVQTEELKAQRNEVSGKIAVMKRNKENADDQIAAMREVGQKISALDKELAALNDKVTYILVRLPNFPADDVPMSLNEDDSREEYKWGKIPSFDFKPKHHWDVGESLGILDFERAAKVSGSRFVYYKGAGARLERAVYNFFLDEHQKEGYEEIIPPYLVNNDSMFGTGQFPKFTDATYTITNDGEPLTMIPTAEVPLVNYYRGDIIDADKLPINFTALTPAFRSEAGSAGRDTRGLIRMHQFNKVEMVKFCKPEDSWKELANLIHDAEDLLRKLGLPYHVITLASNDASFTSAKTNDLEVWLPAQDRYREISSCSNCTDFQARRAQIRYRDDEGKLQFVHTLNGSGLAVGRTVAAILENYQQEDGTVKIPDVLVPYMHGQTVIKQED
- a CDS encoding helix-turn-helix domain-containing protein, giving the protein MKDNHDIFLSMSDAEKLGLFRTIIEVREAQTPVTAKLAAYRGHRPLVSEVNLKQIAALTNRNYGSVYNTYNGLISSLQAMLGRHHSSVKTLFAVPPDEFRYHLVAQSHPYKFLDAVLYQRYENLDDFLKACDSSKATVLRHLKALRGYARQSGVQFSYETLSFTGPELNIRLFMTIAYWLATNGVAWPFENLTHQQAGQILDGLLVVFDSGKVNTITRELLMYYVAISHQRILSGHILVHDSQSEVLHYPVPNLFSDAASRLLDKSKQFEHLTTQQQQSESDALYFLFNFAPLYIITDEQVEKRMIERKNNYNPEIYQLISGFFEHFPYSFKRDIHLPDDIYRLLFVNMLSVTVSVLAFNKDFTTSLLAEFSSNIQQTKDDPAFYQQVKVTLDEVIGRKKLSSFRNCREVLTEAFYRSLHQLVVQFQPRKKVLVAPIIEQTMTGYIDLLAFLHAVPFVELASPDANLKDVDLVITTSVGLIQDNVGKTQIFPWHINVTNDHYGQLYSLLRELWDEKMLKEARFIY